The proteins below are encoded in one region of Geoalkalibacter ferrihydriticus DSM 17813:
- a CDS encoding permease, with translation MPESVLQQMWLVIYDEITRMWWFFLLACVLVGVIKGYKLDLKIRTLLNRAGIWGILLAVIVGMVSPLCACGILPIAISLAMMGTPLPPLLALLATSPTMGPDALLLTYRGLGMEWAVLKVVGSGVLGISAGLVTLALVRQGYLAGDLLKLKPMYREDGTLATAAEIGRAHGIAVKSMSITPRRSRLRFIVDRTLDAALFTGKYLLLAILLKALIVALVPISWILVLVGQPNFLSLVNAALIGLPLPTNQIPLIPILAGLLDRGIDQGAAFTLLMAGPVTSLPAIAALWGMFRGRVVAVFLALGLVGSILLGLIYQVLS, from the coding sequence GTGGTGGTTTTTTCTGCTGGCCTGCGTGCTGGTCGGGGTCATCAAGGGGTACAAGCTCGACCTCAAGATCCGCACCCTGCTTAATCGCGCCGGCATCTGGGGTATTTTGCTGGCGGTGATCGTCGGCATGGTTTCACCCCTGTGCGCCTGCGGTATTCTGCCCATCGCCATTTCTCTGGCGATGATGGGCACGCCTTTGCCGCCCTTGCTGGCGTTGCTGGCGACCTCGCCGACCATGGGACCCGATGCGCTGCTGCTGACCTATCGGGGTCTGGGTATGGAGTGGGCGGTACTCAAGGTCGTTGGTTCAGGCGTCCTCGGCATCAGTGCCGGGCTCGTTACTCTGGCCCTGGTGCGCCAAGGCTACCTGGCCGGTGACCTGCTCAAGCTCAAACCCATGTATCGCGAGGATGGCACTCTGGCCACGGCCGCCGAAATCGGCCGGGCCCACGGCATCGCGGTGAAAAGCATGAGTATCACGCCCCGCCGCAGTCGACTGCGTTTCATTGTCGATCGGACGCTGGACGCCGCTCTGTTCACCGGCAAGTACCTGCTGTTGGCCATCCTTCTCAAGGCCTTGATTGTCGCGCTGGTGCCCATCTCCTGGATCCTGGTTCTGGTCGGCCAGCCGAACTTTCTCTCGCTGGTGAACGCGGCACTCATCGGTCTGCCCCTGCCGACCAACCAGATTCCCCTCATCCCCATTCTTGCCGGGCTGCTCGACCGGGGCATCGATCAGGGCGCGGCCTTCACCCTGCTCATGGCGGGGCCGGTCACCAGCCTGCCTGCCATTGCCGCCCTGTGGGGCATGTTCCGGGGGCGGGTGGTCGCGGTTTTCCTGGCCCTGGGGCTCGTCGGGTCGATTCTGCTGGGCCTGATCTACCAGGTTTTGTCCTGA